A genomic stretch from Pararhizobium sp. IMCC21322 includes:
- a CDS encoding glycerophosphodiester phosphodiesterase family protein, with the protein MIDTASLFKDPIAHRGLHDKSQGRVENCESSFQAAIEAGFAIECDVRLSADNQVVVFHDDTLGRVTQNKATVRDLSVAELKKIPFNDGPDRIQTLQELLEQVSEKVPLIIELKSQWDGDEGLPLRVSETIGTYFGPVATMSFDPALVKGVQNWLPHVPNGIVSEHYRDIEEWRFLSRFQRFKLSKMLHWQQSKPDFISYNINDLPSRAVSLFENLMSVPVICWTVRTPEQAAKAEKICDQITFEGFDPRSTP; encoded by the coding sequence GTGATTGACACAGCTTCCCTCTTCAAAGACCCCATCGCCCATCGCGGCCTGCATGACAAATCGCAAGGTCGGGTTGAAAACTGTGAGAGCTCTTTTCAGGCTGCAATCGAGGCAGGCTTCGCCATCGAATGTGATGTACGCCTGTCCGCAGACAATCAGGTTGTAGTCTTTCACGACGATACACTGGGCCGCGTGACACAAAACAAGGCAACGGTCCGGGATTTGTCGGTCGCCGAATTGAAAAAAATCCCGTTCAATGACGGGCCTGATCGCATTCAGACCTTGCAGGAGTTGCTTGAACAAGTGTCTGAAAAAGTTCCACTCATCATTGAGTTGAAAAGCCAGTGGGATGGCGATGAAGGCCTCCCGCTCCGGGTGTCTGAAACCATCGGAACCTATTTCGGCCCGGTGGCCACCATGTCTTTCGATCCGGCTCTGGTGAAAGGCGTACAAAACTGGCTGCCCCATGTGCCGAACGGCATTGTTTCAGAACATTATCGGGACATAGAAGAGTGGCGTTTTCTCAGCCGGTTCCAGCGGTTCAAACTATCCAAAATGCTCCACTGGCAGCAGTCCAAACCCGACTTCATCTCTTACAATATCAACGATCTGCCAAGCCGGGCGGTCTCTCTGTTTGAAAACCTGATGAGTGTTCCGGTCATCTGCTGGACGGTCCGAACGCCTGAACAGGCAGCCAAGGCGGAAAAAATTTGCGATCAAATCACATTTGAGGGTTTTGATCCCCGATCAACGCCATAG